The Pasteurella multocida genome contains a region encoding:
- a CDS encoding ABC transporter permease subunit — translation MGTTQPVKPGFKKLAIADAMQAMGILPILILIVIVFSFVAPNFMTEANMMNITRQASINIVLAAGMTFVILTGGIDLSVGSILGVTAVIGLVTSLNPALAEFAVPLALLAGLGMGVFNGLLVAYAGLPPFIVTLGTYTALRGAAYLVADGTTVINSKISFSWIGNGYLGSIPWLVIIAFAVIAVCWFILRRTTLGTHIYAVGGNLQAARLTGIKVSLVLIFVYAASGLLSGLGGVMSASRLYSANGNLGVGYELDAIAAVILGGTSFVGGIGTITGTLIGALIIATLNNGMTLMGVSYFWQLVIKGGVIIVAVLIDKYRTRSA, via the coding sequence ATGGGAACAACACAACCGGTTAAACCGGGTTTTAAAAAACTGGCAATTGCAGATGCGATGCAGGCAATGGGGATTTTACCCATCTTGATTTTAATTGTGATCGTGTTTTCTTTTGTGGCACCAAACTTTATGACAGAAGCCAATATGATGAATATTACTCGTCAGGCATCAATTAATATTGTGTTAGCCGCAGGGATGACATTTGTGATTTTAACGGGCGGGATTGACCTTTCCGTTGGTTCGATTTTAGGGGTGACGGCGGTGATTGGACTGGTTACCTCGCTCAATCCCGCATTGGCAGAATTTGCGGTCCCGTTAGCGTTACTCGCGGGTTTAGGTATGGGGGTATTTAATGGTTTATTAGTTGCGTATGCAGGTCTACCTCCATTTATTGTCACACTAGGTACATATACTGCATTACGTGGCGCGGCCTATTTAGTAGCAGATGGGACAACGGTGATCAACTCTAAAATCTCATTCAGTTGGATAGGAAATGGTTATCTTGGTTCGATACCTTGGCTAGTGATTATCGCCTTTGCCGTGATTGCCGTATGCTGGTTTATTTTACGTCGCACGACGTTAGGCACCCATATTTATGCGGTCGGGGGGAACTTGCAAGCTGCACGTTTAACAGGTATCAAAGTCTCTTTAGTCTTAATCTTCGTTTACGCTGCCAGCGGATTATTATCTGGCTTAGGCGGCGTAATGAGTGCATCTCGTTTGTATAGCGCCAATGGTAATCTTGGTGTAGGCTATGAACTTGATGCAATTGCAGCCGTTATTTTAGGTGGCACGAGTTTCGTGGGCGGTATCGGAACCATTACGGGGACGCTCATCGGTGCATTAATTATTGCGACTTTAAATAATGGTATGACTTTAATGGGAGTGTCATATTTCTGGCAGCTCGTTATTAAAGGTGGGGTAATCATCGTGGCAGTATTGATCGACAAATACCGTACCCGTTCAGCTTAA
- a CDS encoding sugar ABC transporter ATP-binding protein, with protein MEHVNSTPPARPLLEMKGIAKRFGTFYALQDVDLSIYRGEIHALMGENGAGKSTLMKILAGAYTASAGEILIDGEPFPISSPKDAIKAGITLIYQEIHLSPNLTVAENIFLGCEIKTLFGLDRKTMAEESQKVLDRLGAQFLATQKVSSLTIAEQQQVEIARALYRKSRILVMDEPTAALSSRETERLFALVKKLRDEGMAIIYISHRMAEIYELADRVSVLRDGKYVGSLTRDNLDSATLVQMMVGRPLTDLFNKEKVPVGEEVLRVENLSDGHKLKDASLVIRAGEIVGLSGLVGAGRSELAHLLFGVKRATKGKIYLSGGEISFSSPREAIAHHVALLPENRKEEGLFLDLNILKNVTMATLERDATMLVIDQNKGKQTTQAAIEGLKMRVPSANVNVSGLSGGNQQKVLLSRWAAIEPKLFIMDEPTRGVDVGAKSEIYRMMIEMAKKGVAILMISSELPEIVGMSDRVYVMREGYTVGELEGDDINQERIMAFACGAQS; from the coding sequence ATGGAGCACGTTAATTCAACACCACCTGCTCGCCCTCTGTTAGAAATGAAAGGTATTGCCAAGCGCTTTGGTACTTTTTATGCGCTACAAGATGTGGATTTATCCATTTATCGTGGTGAAATCCATGCATTGATGGGGGAAAATGGGGCGGGTAAAAGTACCTTAATGAAAATTCTCGCTGGAGCGTACACCGCTTCTGCGGGTGAGATCTTAATTGACGGTGAACCGTTTCCTATTTCCTCGCCAAAAGATGCGATTAAAGCCGGTATTACCTTGATTTATCAAGAAATCCACCTTTCACCTAATTTAACTGTGGCAGAAAATATTTTTCTTGGTTGTGAGATTAAAACTCTGTTTGGTCTCGATCGTAAAACCATGGCAGAAGAGTCACAGAAAGTACTTGATCGTTTAGGCGCACAGTTTTTAGCGACGCAAAAAGTCTCATCTTTAACGATCGCAGAACAGCAACAAGTGGAAATTGCCCGTGCCTTATATCGAAAAAGTCGTATTCTCGTGATGGATGAGCCGACTGCGGCGTTGTCTTCTCGTGAAACGGAACGACTGTTTGCCTTAGTGAAAAAATTACGTGATGAGGGAATGGCGATCATTTATATCAGTCACCGTATGGCAGAAATTTATGAGCTTGCTGACCGTGTTAGCGTGCTACGCGATGGTAAGTATGTCGGTTCTCTAACCCGCGATAACTTGGATTCCGCTACTCTCGTACAGATGATGGTAGGACGCCCGTTAACTGACTTATTTAATAAAGAGAAAGTGCCTGTTGGGGAAGAGGTTCTACGAGTAGAAAATTTATCCGATGGACACAAACTTAAAGATGCCTCTTTGGTTATTCGTGCCGGTGAGATTGTCGGATTGTCTGGATTAGTGGGCGCGGGACGCTCTGAGCTCGCACATTTACTCTTCGGCGTGAAACGCGCAACGAAAGGCAAAATCTATTTGAGTGGCGGTGAAATCAGTTTTTCTTCACCACGAGAGGCGATCGCTCATCATGTAGCCTTGTTGCCAGAAAACCGTAAAGAAGAAGGCTTATTTTTAGATCTCAATATTCTCAAAAATGTCACGATGGCGACTTTAGAGCGTGATGCCACGATGTTAGTGATCGACCAAAATAAAGGCAAGCAAACCACGCAAGCGGCGATTGAAGGATTGAAAATGCGTGTGCCGAGTGCGAATGTCAATGTCAGTGGCTTATCTGGTGGGAATCAACAAAAAGTCTTGTTATCACGCTGGGCGGCAATTGAACCGAAGCTATTCATCATGGACGAGCCAACGCGCGGTGTGGATGTCGGGGCGAAAAGTGAAATTTATCGCATGATGATTGAAATGGCGAAGAAAGGGGTCGCGATTTTAATGATTTCCAGTGAGTTGCCTGAAATTGTGGGTATGAGCGATCGCGTTTATGTCATGCGTGAGGGCTATACCGTGGGTGAATTAGAAGGCGATGACATTAATCAAGAGCGTATCATGGCATTTGCTTGTGGCGCACAATCATAA
- a CDS encoding pirin family protein: MKTIYHSANSRGNADHGWLKSKHTFSFGHYYDPSRVNFGVLRVINDDFVEGGMGFGTHPHNNMEIISIPLSGDLAHKDSMGNGSIIRNGDIQVMSAGTGVTHSEMNPNADIPVKFLQIWVIPNKRNVEPRYQQITIADNAKPNDFQQILSPNPDDEGVWIHQDAWFSLAKFDKGIAKNYSLNKAGNGVYAFVIKGQANVAGIDLNERDGLGVWDTNNLDIVASSDAEILLMEVPMEA, translated from the coding sequence ATGAAAACTATCTATCACTCAGCAAATAGTCGTGGTAATGCAGATCACGGTTGGTTAAAAAGCAAACACACTTTTAGTTTTGGTCATTACTATGATCCTAGTCGTGTTAATTTCGGCGTATTAAGAGTTATTAATGATGACTTCGTTGAAGGGGGAATGGGATTTGGTACCCACCCACACAATAATATGGAAATTATTTCTATTCCATTAAGTGGAGATTTAGCGCATAAAGATAGCATGGGAAATGGCAGTATTATTCGCAATGGTGACATTCAAGTGATGTCTGCTGGTACAGGGGTTACACACAGTGAAATGAATCCGAACGCTGATATCCCAGTAAAATTTTTACAAATTTGGGTTATCCCAAATAAACGCAATGTTGAGCCTCGCTATCAACAAATTACAATTGCGGATAATGCAAAACCAAATGATTTCCAACAAATTCTATCACCAAATCCAGATGATGAAGGTGTTTGGATTCATCAAGATGCGTGGTTTTCGCTAGCAAAATTTGATAAAGGTATTGCTAAAAATTACTCTCTAAATAAAGCAGGTAATGGCGTGTATGCCTTTGTTATCAAAGGACAAGCGAATGTCGCAGGCATTGATCTCAATGAGCGTGATGGATTAGGTGTATGGGATACTAATAACCTAGATATCGTTGCATCAAGTGATGCTGAGATTTTACTTATGGAAGTGCCAATGGAAGCCTAA
- the tnpA gene encoding IS200/IS605 family transposase — MASKSNDDSSLSHTRWNCKYHIVFIPKYRRKAIYGKLRVDIGGILRQLCHYKNVEIIEAYAMKEHIHMLLRIPPKLAVSSFMGYLKGKSSLMIFERHANLKYKYGNRNFWAKGYYVSTVGLNTKIVEEYIRNQEKEDMIQDNLSKKEYMDPFKG, encoded by the coding sequence ATGGCAAGTAAATCCAATGACGATTCAAGTCTATCACACACAAGATGGAACTGTAAGTACCACATAGTCTTTATCCCTAAGTATAGGAGAAAAGCAATTTATGGAAAATTGCGAGTTGATATAGGAGGGATACTAAGACAATTATGTCACTACAAGAATGTAGAGATAATAGAGGCATATGCAATGAAAGAGCATATCCATATGCTGTTAAGGATACCTCCGAAACTGGCCGTTTCAAGTTTTATGGGGTATTTAAAAGGTAAGTCATCGCTAATGATATTTGAAAGACATGCAAATTTGAAATATAAGTATGGGAATCGAAATTTTTGGGCGAAAGGCTATTATGTAAGTACAGTAGGTTTAAATACAAAAATTGTAGAGGAATATATCCGAAATCAGGAAAAGGAAGATATGATTCAGGATAATTTATCGAAGAAAGAATATATGGACCCCTTTAAGGGGTAG
- the hmpA gene encoding NO-inducible flavohemoprotein produces MLDQQTRDIIKATIPVLEQHGTTITNTFYHNMFNAHPELLNVFNKTNQKQGRQPMALASTVLAAAKHIDNLTVILPNVMQIGHKHRALEIKPEHYPIVGENLLKAIKVVLGDAATPEIIDAWKKAYGVIADVFIKVEQEMYAAAAWEGYKPFKVVAKRAVSDQITEFTVQTDFPLPILKAGQYITVRVQPEDEVNTAWRHYSLCSMNTSNGLKFAVKREGKGETKGLVSHYLHDHVQVGDTLDFTAPAGDFLLEQNDKPLVLISGGVGITPLLAMLEEQVNHNSQREICWIHSCRNNENHAFKAEVEALLQQADNTDCHIIYTAEQSRIDADFIAKHIPQNANIYVCGSINFMEGIIDLLKRQGWNESDIHFEPFGPKMSVVSV; encoded by the coding sequence ATGTTAGATCAACAAACTCGTGACATTATTAAAGCAACTATTCCTGTATTAGAGCAACATGGTACAACTATCACTAATACTTTTTATCATAATATGTTTAACGCACATCCTGAATTATTAAATGTTTTTAATAAGACTAACCAAAAACAAGGACGTCAACCAATGGCATTAGCAAGTACAGTTCTAGCAGCGGCGAAACATATTGATAATCTTACTGTGATTTTACCGAATGTAATGCAAATTGGTCACAAACACCGAGCGCTTGAAATCAAACCTGAACATTATCCTATCGTTGGTGAAAACTTACTGAAAGCAATTAAAGTAGTATTAGGAGATGCTGCAACACCAGAAATTATCGATGCTTGGAAAAAAGCTTATGGAGTAATTGCAGATGTATTTATTAAAGTAGAACAAGAGATGTATGCTGCCGCTGCATGGGAAGGTTATAAGCCTTTTAAAGTGGTTGCTAAACGCGCTGTTTCTGATCAAATCACAGAATTTACTGTGCAGACAGATTTCCCATTACCAATATTAAAAGCAGGTCAATATATTACTGTACGTGTACAACCAGAGGATGAAGTCAATACAGCATGGCGACATTATTCTCTCTGTTCAATGAACACTAGCAACGGACTAAAATTTGCTGTTAAGCGTGAAGGAAAGGGAGAAACAAAAGGTTTAGTATCACACTACTTACATGATCATGTACAAGTTGGCGACACTTTAGATTTTACTGCACCAGCAGGTGATTTTTTATTAGAACAAAATGATAAACCACTAGTACTGATCAGTGGTGGAGTAGGAATAACCCCATTATTAGCAATGTTAGAAGAGCAAGTAAATCATAACTCACAGCGTGAAATTTGTTGGATTCACTCTTGTCGCAATAATGAAAATCACGCGTTTAAAGCAGAAGTTGAAGCTCTCTTACAACAAGCAGACAACACAGATTGTCACATTATTTATACTGCTGAACAATCACGTATTGATGCTGATTTCATTGCAAAACATATACCACAAAATGCGAATATATATGTATGTGGATCAATCAACTTTATGGAAGGTATTATCGACTTATTAAAACGGCAAGGTTGGAATGAAAGTGATATTCACTTTGAGCCATTTGGACCTAAAATGAGTGTTGTTAGTGTTTAA